The region AATGTGCCAGAATCTTATGCCAGATGCTAATTAACATGTATGCACTGGTCTATTTTGATTGAACAGAGATATTCGAGAAATACAGAGAGACTGATGGAGAATTCAGTGAATCTATTACAAAAGACCCTGCGGGTTTACTGAGCTTGTACGAAGCAGCACATTTGAGAACACATGGAGAAGCAGTTTTAGATGATGCCCTTGCTTTCACAACTTCTGAACTCAAGTCCATGGCCAAGTCATTGGATTCTGTTTCACTGGCTAGACAGGTAAGGCGTGCCTTGGAGCAGCCCTTGCACAAAGGCATCCCGAGAATCGAGGCTAAGCATTTTATCTATTGTTATGAGGAGAATCCGTCTAAGAATGATGTGCTTCTCAAGTTTGCGAAGCTCGATTACAATCTGGTACAGATGTTGTATAAGCAGGAATTATCTCAGGTTAAAAGGTAAAGTAATGCACACCAAAACATTATAAAATAAAAAGGGAATGCATGTTAGATTGTTGAATATTGTATGATCTAGTTCTGACCTTTTTCTAATATCTTGAGGTTTTACTGGATGAACTGTTTACTTAACAATGCATAGATATTGCAGTAAAAAGTGTTAAATAAGAGGTCCACCTGAAAACTTAAGACGTTAGAGTAAAACCCGAATCTCCTTTCAACTTGAGCTTTGATAACATGTTAAGTAACCGGTCTATCTAAAAGTTTAAGTTGTTAGAGGAAGGCCTTTAACATGATCTTATATTAGTATTCTAACAAAGAGCACGAACATCAGGTAACAATATAGATTCTGCTTTTTGCATTACAGGTGGTGGACTGCTATAGACTTCGATTCCAAATTTCCCCAGTTCCGCTGCAGGATAGTGGAAGCATACTTTTGGGCGGTGGGAACTTCATTTGAACCTCGCTATGGACTGGCACGAATCATGTTCACAAAAATGCTCTGTGCTCTCTCAGTGGCTGATGATCTCTATGATGCATATGGTACAATCGACGAACTAAATGCATACACCAAGGCAATCGAAAGGTAAATCATGTACACTTTGTTCTGTATGCACTAACAGGGTATGTAATTATCAAAGACACCTTACCTGATAGCCATATGTTGCAGATTAGATTTTGAAAGTATCGACGGACTTGCAGATCACTGTAAATTGTGCTACAATACTCTTCTGAACGTCTTGAGTGAATATGATATAGATTTGGTCAAACAAGGAAGTTACTATGATGTTTATTACCTTAAAAAAGCGGTATGTCTAACAAAACCTGCAGAAAACCATTTACAAGTTCAAAACCTGCAGAAAAAATAATCAAATCTTTAGACGTTTATATTTTTGCTATCATCAATTGTGACAGTTCCAAGCAAATATGTATGCTTATCACAAAGAGGCCATATGGTGTAACGAGAACTATGTGCCACCCTTTAAAGAATATCTTATGAACGGATCAACTTCATCAGGCTTATGCCTGCTGGGAGTATCAATGATTCTGGGAATGGGACATGTTGACACAACTCAGGCATGCAATTGGGCAACAAGCAAACCCAAAGCTGTTCTTGCCACTGAAAAAATGGGGCGTGTGATCAACGATATAGTGGGATACGAGGTGTGTTTGTGATTCTAATGAACTTAGCAGACATGAAAACATAGACATTTCACAATTAGTAAAAAAACGAGTTAAATATTAAAATGGTCACTCAACTGAAAGCCATATATCAGTTTCATCATCAAACTTAATTTGTTCTATGTTCGGTATTTAATTTGTAGGAGGAACATAGCAGGCCACATGTTGCAACATCCATCGACTGTTACATGAAGGAATATGGGGTATCAAAGGAGGAAGCGGTGGTGAAACTATATGAACTGATCGAGGACACATGGAAGGACATGAACGAGGAATGCTTAGAGCCGACTGCAGTTGGAAGACAATTCATCAACGTTTATCTGGAATCAATGAGGGTTTGTCATGTGGTCTACGACAAGGACAGTGACGGATATACCCATCCTGAAGAAAATCTGAAGCATGAAATCAACTTCATCATCTTGGATCCCTTACCAATGTGAAGATTCATATATAATAACATTTGTACTAGTGTGCATCTTCCGTACTTCTTTAATGGTGTGTTGTACTTGGTTGTGTGATTTTCGGTAGTGTGTGTTGTTTGAGCAGAATAATTATTATGCAGACTGAATCTCGGCTTGTATTACTGCAGGAGGATGCTAGGTGTGAAGGCATTGATCATCTATCTATCTCTATGAATGAATTGTGTTGTTTTTTTGACGAGAAATAAATTGTGAATGAATTTCAAATCTTTCACCAGGTCCTTGTTGGAGAGATGATGAATGAATCTCAAATCTTTAGAATACAAAATTGATTTAATTGCACGAATATGACCTCAGTTATGATACTTTTGCACTAAAATGACCAACTTTTAATAATAGGCAGCCCCGTGTATTTTTAACACGCGATTATATTTCGTCAGTTGCATCTAACGGACGTTACATATCCCCAATTTTTTAATTAAGCAAAGGGCTAAATTGGTAAAAGCATAATTTGTACTCACATAACACCTCTATTATTGTCACATAGGTCAGATAATTTCCCTCCAAAAAAATCTCTCAGTACCCCCACCGCTCAGAAAAAACCATAAATCGAAGGCAGACTGGAACTTGAATCGGAGTAAAAATGGCGTGGAGACTAAGGCCCAAGGAAGATGAAGATGTCTTTAAACCCTATCAATGTCCCGAATATACTGGTAATTTCTATACTCCTTACTTGCATGTATATTTCGTTATTAG is a window of Apium graveolens cultivar Ventura chromosome 11, ASM990537v1, whole genome shotgun sequence DNA encoding:
- the LOC141695068 gene encoding valerianol synthase TPS8-like isoform X1, which gives rise to MGSQSRPLADYSPSIWGDKFTSIPRDLELWEAYSKEREGLKSEVKSMLVSSAGGDKSILIIDTIERLGVGYHFSECIEEMLAEMHSAHAKLESYEKYDLFTTALYFRIFRQHGYSVAAEIFEKYRETDGEFSESITKDPAGLLSLYEAAHLRTHGEAVLDDALAFTTSELKSMAKSLDSVSLARQVRRALEQPLHKGIPRIEAKHFIYCYEENPSKNDVLLKFAKLDYNLVQMLYKQELSQVKRWWTAIDFDSKFPQFRCRIVEAYFWAVGTSFEPRYGLARIMFTKMLCALSVADDLYDAYGTIDELNAYTKAIERLDFESIDGLADHCKLCYNTLLNVLSEYDIDLVKQGSYYDVYYLKKAFQANMYAYHKEAIWCNENYVPPFKEYLMNGSTSSGLCLLGVSMILGMGHVDTTQACNWATSKPKAVLATEKMGRVINDIVGYEEEHSRPHVATSIDCYMKEYGVSKEEAVVKLYELIEDTWKDMNEECLEPTAVGRQFINVYLESMRVCHVVYDKDSDGYTHPEENLKHEINFIILDPLPM
- the LOC141695068 gene encoding valerianol synthase TPS8-like isoform X2; amino-acid sequence: MFLKKQLCMFTQLWEAYSKEREGLKSEVKSMLVSSAGGDKSILIIDTIERLGVGYHFSECIEEMLAEMHSAHAKLESYEKYDLFTTALYFRIFRQHGYSVAAEIFEKYRETDGEFSESITKDPAGLLSLYEAAHLRTHGEAVLDDALAFTTSELKSMAKSLDSVSLARQVRRALEQPLHKGIPRIEAKHFIYCYEENPSKNDVLLKFAKLDYNLVQMLYKQELSQVKRWWTAIDFDSKFPQFRCRIVEAYFWAVGTSFEPRYGLARIMFTKMLCALSVADDLYDAYGTIDELNAYTKAIERLDFESIDGLADHCKLCYNTLLNVLSEYDIDLVKQGSYYDVYYLKKAFQANMYAYHKEAIWCNENYVPPFKEYLMNGSTSSGLCLLGVSMILGMGHVDTTQACNWATSKPKAVLATEKMGRVINDIVGYEEEHSRPHVATSIDCYMKEYGVSKEEAVVKLYELIEDTWKDMNEECLEPTAVGRQFINVYLESMRVCHVVYDKDSDGYTHPEENLKHEINFIILDPLPM